One stretch of Desulfovibrio sp. JC022 DNA includes these proteins:
- a CDS encoding HU family DNA-binding protein, with translation MVKTLARHTQHDVGEDMNKSELIKSLAEERGLHVDESAEIVDAFVDAIKEALVRGDRVEIRGFGSFKMKEYKGYTGRNPKTGDVVDVTPKKLPFFRPGKELKEYLNG, from the coding sequence ATGGTAAAAACACTAGCTCGTCACACTCAACACGATGTGGGAGAGGACATGAACAAAAGCGAACTGATCAAGAGTCTTGCGGAAGAAAGAGGTCTCCACGTGGATGAATCTGCCGAAATTGTTGATGCATTTGTTGATGCAATCAAAGAGGCGCTTGTTCGCGGCGACAGAGTTGAAATCAGAGGATTCGGCAGCTTTAAGATGAAAGAATACAAAGGCTACACCGGACGTAATCCCAAGACAGGTGACGTTGTTGACGTTACCCCTAAAAAACTGCCTTTTTTCCGCCCCGGTAAAGAGCTGAAAGAATATCTGAACGGTTAA
- a CDS encoding GGDEF domain-containing protein, which produces MSAEYIAENEASLLEELLSVRDRFCNEKGVCHSQKCPEGLTVMRLCPGMTLEAWEILAERHGLNDWMTMPLDQNMAPHLNHIQSVLQELSYKTEHDPLTGLSNRRVFERTLDQEIERTRRAKTPLTLAILDLDNFKKVNDTWGHLKGDEVLIDFADLLSQNSRRYDLVARIGGEEFAIILSGVGLVKAKQLMERLLDKVRDLTFAKPGSNESFSITCSAGISCFKGMVDIEMHELISKADKALYEAKKSGKDQVCSADILDFETVTKETLVHANEKKFLFTGN; this is translated from the coding sequence ATGAGCGCTGAGTACATCGCTGAAAATGAAGCCAGCCTTCTGGAGGAACTGCTTTCCGTACGGGACAGATTCTGCAATGAAAAAGGTGTCTGCCACTCTCAGAAATGCCCGGAAGGACTGACCGTAATGAGGCTCTGTCCGGGGATGACTCTTGAGGCATGGGAGATACTGGCGGAAAGACACGGTCTTAACGACTGGATGACCATGCCCCTTGACCAGAACATGGCTCCGCACCTGAATCATATTCAATCCGTGCTGCAAGAACTTTCCTACAAAACAGAGCACGACCCGCTGACCGGTCTCTCAAACCGCAGGGTCTTTGAAAGAACCCTTGATCAGGAAATTGAAAGGACCAGAAGGGCCAAGACCCCGCTGACCCTTGCCATACTTGATCTTGATAATTTCAAAAAGGTTAACGATACGTGGGGGCACCTGAAAGGTGATGAAGTCTTGATCGACTTTGCAGACCTCCTCTCCCAGAATTCACGGCGCTACGATCTGGTAGCCCGCATCGGCGGGGAAGAATTTGCAATCATCCTTTCCGGGGTGGGGCTGGTCAAAGCCAAACAGCTTATGGAAAGATTGTTGGATAAAGTACGCGATCTTACCTTTGCCAAGCCGGGCAGCAATGAAAGCTTTTCAATTACCTGCTCTGCGGGAATATCCTGCTTCAAAGGCATGGTGGATATTGAAATGCACGAACTGATCAGCAAAGCGGACAAAGCTCTATATGAAGCCAAAAAGTCCGGTAAGGATCAGGTCTGCTCCGCCGACATTCTTGATTTTGAAACAGTGACCAAGGAAACCCTTGTACACGCCAATGAAAAAAAATTTTTATTCACGGGAAACTAA
- a CDS encoding MinD/ParA family protein encodes MINANKTLSLAIMSGKGGVGKTNLSLNLSYALNTGGNSLLLMDCDLGLANLDVLLGISPESNMQDLLTSGAKPSDIVIPIEEGKKFDILPAASGVPELVEMDEDMQDLLFSKITNLVGGYQYLVLDLGAGINGTVLSFAAMTQMRIVVITPEPTSLTDSYALIKVLHSQHNVSDFNIIVNQASNEKEARETFERLNMACEKFLNIKLKNMGHVRYDPAVTEAVRRQIPFIKYAPKSEASRDILNIAVKIQKIRMENMGRLSERPVMKKFPTLDE; translated from the coding sequence ATGATCAACGCCAACAAAACACTAAGCCTTGCTATCATGAGCGGTAAGGGCGGAGTCGGTAAAACCAACCTTTCCCTTAATCTTTCCTATGCCCTGAACACCGGGGGCAACAGCCTGCTGCTCATGGACTGCGACCTCGGACTGGCCAACCTCGACGTTCTGCTGGGCATTTCCCCGGAATCAAATATGCAGGACCTGCTCACCAGCGGAGCCAAACCTTCCGATATTGTAATCCCCATTGAGGAAGGAAAGAAATTTGACATCCTTCCCGCTGCTTCCGGTGTACCGGAACTGGTTGAAATGGACGAGGATATGCAGGACCTTCTGTTCAGCAAAATAACCAACCTTGTGGGCGGTTACCAGTATCTGGTGCTCGACCTTGGCGCGGGAATCAACGGCACAGTTCTTTCTTTTGCCGCCATGACCCAGATGAGAATTGTGGTAATCACCCCGGAACCGACATCCCTGACCGACAGCTACGCCCTGATTAAGGTATTGCATTCTCAACACAATGTCAGTGATTTCAATATCATAGTCAATCAGGCTTCCAATGAAAAAGAAGCAAGAGAAACATTTGAACGCCTGAACATGGCCTGCGAAAAATTTCTTAATATTAAGTTGAAAAATATGGGTCATGTGCGTTATGATCCTGCGGTAACAGAAGCTGTAAGACGGCAGATTCCTTTTATTAAGTATGCTCCCAAATCTGAAGCCAGCCGGGATATCCTCAATATTGCGGTTAAAATTCAGAAGATCAGGATGGAAAATATGGGCAGACTCAGTGAAAGACCTGTCATGAAAAAATTTCCAACACTAGACGAGTAA
- the prfB gene encoding peptide chain release factor 2 (programmed frameshift) yields MLQFSDLRSKALTCIEKYESLWGRLDHAQSKERLEEIEHDLSKPGAWDKPDALTPVLREKSMLEEKVTSYENLTSTKDDVEEWLMMASEDQEQEVLEALSENVEKLAKLVEQTELAALLSGPEDKSTAILEIHPGAGGIESQDWAEMLLRMYLRWADKRNWKTSYLDYQPDDEAGIKSVTLRIEGLYAYGFLKGDAGIHRLIRISPFDASGRRHTSFASVDVYPEITQDIEIEVKDEDIRLDVFRASGPGGQHVNKTNSAVRITHLPTNIVVQCQNEKSQLKNKETAMKVLKSRLYEQELKRQEESKRADYATKDSIGFGSQIRTYTLQPYRLVKDHRCGAEDGNVEAVLDGELDGLIRKYMLEAYGGENER; encoded by the exons ATGCTTCAATTTTCAGACCTCAGATCCAAGGCTTTGACCTGTATAGAAAAATATGAATCCCTCTGGGGGCGTCTT GACCACGCACAGAGCAAAGAACGACTTGAAGAAATAGAACACGACCTCAGTAAACCCGGCGCATGGGACAAACCTGACGCGCTGACCCCGGTTCTGCGCGAGAAATCCATGCTCGAAGAAAAGGTCACTTCATATGAAAACCTGACCTCCACAAAAGATGATGTCGAAGAATGGCTGATGATGGCCTCGGAAGATCAGGAGCAGGAAGTTCTTGAAGCCCTTTCCGAAAACGTTGAAAAACTTGCCAAGCTGGTGGAACAGACCGAGCTGGCAGCCCTGCTTTCCGGGCCGGAAGATAAAAGCACTGCCATTCTGGAAATTCATCCCGGAGCAGGCGGAATCGAATCACAGGACTGGGCGGAAATGCTGCTGCGCATGTATTTGCGCTGGGCAGATAAGAGAAACTGGAAAACCAGCTATCTCGACTACCAGCCGGATGATGAGGCCGGAATCAAAAGCGTAACCCTGCGCATTGAAGGGCTTTACGCGTACGGCTTCCTTAAAGGTGATGCAGGTATCCACCGCTTAATTCGAATTTCCCCTTTTGATGCATCAGGCAGAAGACATACGTCTTTCGCGTCAGTGGATGTTTATCCTGAGATCACTCAGGATATAGAAATCGAAGTCAAGGATGAAGATATACGTCTTGATGTTTTCCGGGCCAGCGGTCCCGGCGGGCAGCACGTTAACAAGACAAACTCTGCGGTACGCATCACCCATCTGCCCACGAATATTGTTGTTCAGTGCCAGAATGAAAAATCGCAGTTGAAGAACAAAGAAACCGCCATGAAGGTCCTCAAGTCCCGGCTTTACGAGCAGGAACTCAAGAGACAGGAAGAAAGCAAGAGAGCTGACTACGCCACCAAGGATTCCATCGGATTCGGCAGTCAGATCAGGACATATACTCTGCAACCCTACCGACTGGTCAAGGACCATCGCTGCGGAGCCGAAGACGGTAATGTCGAAGCGGTTCTGGACGGCGAACTCGACGGCCTGATCAGAAAATACATGCTTGAAGCATACGGCGGAGAAAATGAGCGCTGA